One segment of Thermococcus profundus DNA contains the following:
- a CDS encoding putative RNA uridine N3 methyltransferase produces MAWHVFIPDSLLEETDDPKIRTYKVGQIARACAIFGVEHIWIYRAGGRDGRFIKTILEYAETPQYLRKRIFPIMSELKYVGVIPPLRTPHHKLKGKPKVGEIREGFAFRRGKRVYADIGLGDLAMVEGNVEGRATFRIVSVKPLRVMPAKPEDYWGYRVHLSRKSLAKTLKKARLDLVIATSRKGRDIRDVKLPPLEGEVGLVFGSPRKGVMELLGEEDYSFDLILNTIPNQRTATVRTEEALLATLAVFNLIRRD; encoded by the coding sequence ATGGCCTGGCACGTCTTCATTCCAGATTCGCTCCTCGAAGAGACCGACGACCCGAAGATCAGGACGTACAAGGTCGGACAAATCGCTAGAGCCTGCGCAATCTTCGGCGTCGAGCACATCTGGATCTACAGGGCTGGCGGTAGGGACGGAAGGTTCATCAAGACTATCTTGGAATACGCGGAAACCCCCCAGTACCTCAGGAAGAGGATCTTTCCCATTATGTCCGAGCTCAAGTACGTCGGCGTTATACCTCCGCTAAGAACGCCGCACCACAAGCTCAAGGGGAAGCCGAAAGTTGGAGAAATCCGCGAGGGCTTCGCCTTCAGGAGAGGCAAGCGGGTCTACGCGGATATCGGCCTCGGCGACCTTGCGATGGTCGAGGGGAACGTTGAAGGGCGTGCAACGTTCAGAATCGTCTCGGTAAAGCCGCTCAGAGTGATGCCAGCGAAGCCGGAGGATTACTGGGGGTACAGGGTGCACCTGAGCAGAAAGTCTCTGGCGAAAACACTTAAAAAGGCCAGGCTGGATTTGGTCATCGCGACCTCGAGGAAGGGTCGCGACATAAGAGATGTGAAGCTTCCCCCGCTGGAGGGGGAGGTCGGATTGGTCTTCGGCTCACCGAGGAAGGGCGTGATGGAGCTCCTCGGCGAGGAGGATTATAGCTTTGATCTAATCCTCAACACAATTCCAAATCAGCGGACGGCTACCGTCCGCACCGAGGAGGCGTTGCTGGCTACGCTCGCGGTGTTTAATCTCATAAGGAGGGATTGA
- a CDS encoding 50S ribosomal protein L3: MGKIHRPRRGSLAYSPRKRARSIVPRIKKWPQDSEVRMLGFAGYKAGMTHILMIDDRPGLTKGKEIFMPVTVVEVPPLFVYGIRAYRQGYLGLETATEVWFHELNDHVRRRIKTLPKDYNEDAFQAKLGQLEDLVNEGEIVDVRLLVHTQPWLIKLKKKPEVMEYAIGGDDVKAKFAYAKEKIGNELRAGEVLHEGELLDVIGVTKGKGTQGPVKRWGVKIQFHKAQRAGKGRHIGNLGPWHPTRVMWTVPQAGQMGFHHRTEFNKRLIAIGENGKLKLDEKHEIEITPKGGFPHYGIIRSDFLLIQGTVPGSFKRIVRVRPAIRAPKKRPPVKRPQITYVSRESKQ, from the coding sequence ATGGGAAAAATACACAGGCCAAGGAGAGGTTCACTGGCTTACTCCCCGAGAAAGAGGGCTAGGAGTATAGTCCCGAGAATTAAGAAGTGGCCGCAGGACAGCGAGGTCAGGATGCTGGGCTTCGCCGGCTACAAAGCCGGTATGACCCACATCCTCATGATCGACGACAGGCCAGGGCTCACGAAGGGCAAGGAGATCTTCATGCCTGTTACGGTGGTTGAAGTTCCCCCGCTCTTCGTCTACGGCATAAGGGCCTACAGGCAGGGCTACCTCGGTCTCGAAACTGCAACCGAGGTCTGGTTCCACGAGCTCAACGACCACGTCAGGAGGAGGATAAAGACCCTCCCGAAGGACTACAACGAAGATGCATTCCAGGCCAAGCTCGGTCAGCTTGAGGATCTCGTCAATGAGGGCGAGATAGTCGACGTTCGCCTTCTCGTCCACACCCAGCCGTGGCTCATCAAGCTTAAGAAGAAGCCGGAAGTCATGGAGTACGCCATAGGCGGCGACGACGTCAAAGCGAAGTTCGCCTACGCCAAGGAGAAGATCGGCAATGAGCTCCGCGCGGGCGAGGTTCTCCATGAGGGAGAGCTCCTCGACGTCATAGGCGTCACCAAGGGTAAGGGAACCCAGGGTCCGGTCAAGCGCTGGGGCGTCAAGATACAGTTCCACAAGGCCCAGAGGGCTGGCAAAGGCAGGCACATCGGCAACCTCGGCCCGTGGCACCCGACCAGGGTCATGTGGACCGTTCCGCAGGCAGGTCAGATGGGCTTCCACCACAGGACCGAGTTCAACAAGAGGCTCATAGCAATAGGCGAGAACGGCAAGCTCAAGCTCGACGAGAAGCACGAGATTGAGATAACCCCAAAGGGCGGCTTCCCGCACTACGGAATCATAAGGAGCGACTTCCTCCTCATCCAGGGAACCGTTCCGGGTTCCTTCAAGAGGATCGTCAGGGTGAGGCCCGCCATAAGGGCACCGAAGAAGAGGCCGCCGGTTAAGAGGCCGCAGATAACCTACGTCAGTAGGGAGTCCAAGCAGTGA
- the rpl4p gene encoding 50S ribosomal protein L4 yields MKVKVFNLEGEPVEEIELPKVFSTPYRPDLIRRAVIASWTHRIQPQGRDPQAGKRRVTENIGKGHGMARVERIKTSPRFAAFVPFAVGGRRTHPPKVEKIIWEDINKKERRLAIMSAIAATANYDLVKARGHVVDNVPQVPIIVTDDLEKVFKTAQTREIFKKLGVWDDIERAKKNTKIRAGKGKMRGRRYKKAKGPLVVVAKNEGIVQGARNHPGVDVVTVENLGVELLAPGTHPGRLTIWTKGAIEKLREIYG; encoded by the coding sequence ATGAAGGTTAAGGTTTTCAATCTCGAAGGCGAGCCGGTAGAGGAGATTGAGCTCCCCAAGGTCTTCAGCACTCCTTACAGGCCCGATCTCATAAGGAGAGCTGTCATCGCTTCCTGGACCCACAGGATACAGCCGCAGGGCAGGGACCCGCAGGCGGGCAAGAGGAGGGTCACCGAGAACATCGGAAAGGGCCACGGGATGGCCAGGGTTGAGAGGATAAAGACCTCCCCGAGGTTCGCTGCCTTCGTTCCCTTCGCCGTCGGCGGAAGGAGAACCCACCCGCCCAAGGTCGAGAAGATAATTTGGGAGGACATCAACAAGAAGGAGCGCAGGCTCGCTATAATGAGCGCCATAGCGGCAACCGCTAACTACGATCTCGTAAAAGCGAGGGGGCACGTCGTTGACAACGTTCCGCAGGTTCCGATAATAGTCACCGACGACCTTGAGAAGGTCTTCAAAACCGCTCAGACCCGGGAGATATTCAAGAAGCTTGGCGTCTGGGATGACATAGAGAGGGCCAAGAAGAACACCAAGATCCGCGCCGGAAAGGGCAAGATGCGCGGAAGGCGCTACAAGAAGGCAAAGGGCCCGCTCGTCGTCGTTGCCAAGAACGAGGGCATCGTCCAGGGAGCCAGGAACCACCCGGGCGTTGACGTGGTCACCGTTGAGAACCTCGGCGTTGAGCTGCTCGCTCCGGGTACACACCCCGGAAGGCTTACCATCTGGACCAAGGGTGCGATAGAGAAGCTTAGGGAGATCTACGGGTGA
- a CDS encoding 50S ribosomal protein L23: MDPYKIIVRPVVTEKAVSLIEKENKLTFIVDKRATKQDIKRAVEAMFEVKVEKVNTLITMKGEKKAYVKLKPEYNASEVAARIGLF; the protein is encoded by the coding sequence ATGGATCCGTACAAGATTATCGTAAGGCCGGTCGTTACCGAAAAGGCCGTCTCCCTCATTGAGAAGGAGAACAAGCTCACCTTCATAGTGGACAAGAGGGCCACCAAGCAGGACATCAAGAGGGCCGTGGAAGCGATGTTTGAGGTCAAGGTTGAGAAGGTCAACACGCTCATCACCATGAAGGGCGAGAAGAAGGCCTACGTGAAGCTCAAGCCTGAGTACAACGCAAGTGAGGTTGCTGCCAGGATAGGATTGTTCTGA
- a CDS encoding 50S ribosomal protein L2 — MGKSLIQQRRGKGTTTFRAPSHRYRGAVRYVPLNLTKEKTLVGKVVEILHDPGRTAPVARVKFENGMEKLIIAPEGILVGEEIAIGPNAPIKIGNTLPLAMIPEGSYVYDIEGVPGDGGKYVRAGGSYALVVSREKDKVIVQLPSGELKQFKPSCRATIGVVAGGGRLEKPIVKAGKAYYIAKARNRFWPKPRGVKMNAVNHPHGGKEHHIGRPSTVSRRAPPGRKVGHIAARRTGRRK, encoded by the coding sequence ATGGGAAAGAGTTTGATTCAGCAGAGGAGAGGTAAGGGAACCACGACCTTTAGAGCCCCATCCCACAGGTACAGGGGCGCGGTCAGGTACGTTCCGCTCAACCTTACCAAAGAGAAGACCCTCGTTGGCAAGGTCGTCGAGATACTCCACGACCCGGGAAGGACCGCTCCGGTCGCCAGGGTTAAGTTCGAGAACGGCATGGAGAAGCTCATCATAGCCCCTGAAGGGATACTCGTCGGTGAGGAGATAGCAATCGGGCCGAACGCCCCGATAAAGATAGGCAACACCCTCCCGCTTGCAATGATACCCGAGGGAAGCTACGTCTACGACATCGAGGGCGTTCCTGGGGACGGAGGAAAGTACGTCAGGGCCGGCGGTTCCTACGCCCTCGTCGTCAGCAGGGAGAAGGACAAGGTCATAGTCCAGCTTCCGAGCGGTGAACTCAAGCAGTTCAAGCCGAGCTGCAGGGCGACCATCGGTGTCGTTGCCGGCGGCGGAAGGCTCGAGAAGCCGATAGTCAAGGCAGGTAAGGCTTACTACATAGCCAAGGCAAGGAACAGGTTCTGGCCGAAGCCGAGGGGTGTCAAGATGAACGCCGTCAACCACCCGCACGGTGGTAAGGAGCACCACATCGGAAGGCCCTCGACCGTTTCGAGAAGAGCCCCGCCCGGAAGGAAGGTCGGTCACATAGCCGCGAGAAGAACTGGTAGGAGGAAGTGA
- a CDS encoding 30S ribosomal protein S19: MARKKEFRYRGYTFEELLNMSLEDFAKLLPSRQRRSLKRGLSPEQKKLLRKIRLAKKGKYNKPIRTHSRDMVILPEMVGMTIHVHNGKEFVPIEIKEEMIGHYLGEFALTRKIVQHGSPGVGATRSSMFVAVK; encoded by the coding sequence ATGGCGAGAAAGAAGGAGTTTAGGTACAGGGGTTATACCTTCGAGGAACTCCTCAACATGTCACTTGAAGATTTTGCCAAGCTCCTCCCGAGCAGGCAGAGGAGGAGCCTCAAGCGCGGTCTCTCCCCGGAGCAGAAGAAGCTCCTCAGGAAGATACGCCTTGCCAAGAAGGGCAAGTACAACAAGCCTATAAGGACCCACAGCAGGGACATGGTCATCCTCCCAGAGATGGTCGGCATGACCATCCACGTTCACAACGGAAAGGAGTTCGTTCCGATCGAGATCAAGGAGGAGATGATCGGACACTACCTCGGTGAGTTCGCCCTTACGAGAAAGATAGTCCAGCACGGATCACCTGGTGTCGGTGCAACCAGGTCATCGATGTTCGTTGCAGTCAAGTGA
- the rplV gene encoding 50S ribosomal protein L22 — MSRGRFSYSFQNFDPERMARASGRDLRISPKHSVELLREIRGMMLNDALRYLDDVIALKRPVPMKRHNDSQGHKPGRGFGPGRYPVKVAKAVKKILLNAKNNAEQKGLDVDRLKIIHAAAHRGPVLRGYIPRAFGRATPFNEQTTHIEVVVEEIRR; from the coding sequence ATGAGCAGGGGCAGGTTTTCCTACTCATTCCAAAATTTTGATCCCGAGAGGATGGCGAGGGCAAGCGGAAGGGACCTCAGGATTTCACCCAAGCACAGCGTTGAGCTCCTCAGGGAGATAAGGGGCATGATGCTCAACGACGCTCTCCGCTACCTCGACGACGTCATAGCCCTCAAGAGACCGGTTCCGATGAAGAGGCACAACGACAGCCAGGGCCACAAGCCGGGCAGAGGCTTCGGTCCCGGAAGGTACCCAGTCAAGGTTGCCAAGGCCGTCAAGAAAATACTCCTCAACGCCAAGAACAACGCCGAGCAGAAGGGCCTCGACGTGGATAGGCTCAAGATAATCCACGCCGCAGCTCACAGGGGCCCTGTTCTCAGGGGATACATTCCGAGGGCCTTTGGTAGGGCCACACCGTTCAACGAGCAGACGACCCACATAGAGGTAGTCGTCGAGGAGATTAGGAGGTGA
- a CDS encoding 30S ribosomal protein S3, which translates to MAIERYFIKENVKEMLIDEYLEKELRRAGYGGIDIKKTPLGTKVVIFAASPGYVIGRGGRKIRELTRILERQFGLENPQIEVEEIKNPYLNAKVQAVRLAQALERGIHFRRAAYSAIRAIMRNGARGVEIRLSGKLTGERAKSVRFYQGYLAKVGNPAETLVSRGYAQALLKLGVIGVKVSIMPPDARLPDEIEVVEKPIVEEEVSTNEAE; encoded by the coding sequence TTGGCGATCGAGAGATATTTCATCAAGGAGAACGTTAAGGAGATGCTCATCGACGAGTACCTTGAGAAGGAGCTTAGAAGGGCTGGCTACGGCGGAATAGACATAAAGAAGACCCCGCTCGGAACCAAGGTTGTCATCTTCGCCGCCAGCCCCGGCTACGTTATTGGAAGGGGTGGAAGGAAGATAAGGGAGCTCACCAGGATTCTTGAGAGGCAGTTTGGCCTCGAGAACCCGCAGATTGAGGTCGAGGAGATCAAGAACCCCTACCTCAACGCCAAGGTCCAGGCTGTAAGGCTCGCCCAGGCCCTTGAGAGGGGCATCCACTTCAGGAGGGCGGCTTATTCAGCGATAAGGGCCATCATGAGGAACGGCGCTAGGGGTGTCGAGATAAGGCTTAGTGGAAAGCTCACCGGTGAGAGAGCTAAGAGTGTTCGCTTCTACCAGGGCTACCTCGCCAAGGTCGGAAACCCCGCCGAGACCCTCGTCAGCAGGGGCTACGCACAGGCTCTGCTCAAGCTCGGTGTCATAGGTGTCAAGGTCTCGATCATGCCGCCCGATGCAAGGCTTCCTGATGAGATAGAGGTAGTTGAGAAGCCCATAGTCGAGGAAGAGGTGAGCACCAATGAAGCCGAGTGA
- the rpmC gene encoding 50S ribosomal protein L29: MKPSEIREMSIDEIDEKLRQLRLELAKERGMLTMGTSTENPMVIRNLRRDIARLLTIKREKLREKR; this comes from the coding sequence ATGAAGCCGAGTGAGATTAGGGAGATGAGCATTGACGAGATCGATGAGAAGCTCAGGCAGCTCAGGCTTGAGCTGGCCAAGGAGCGGGGCATGCTCACCATGGGGACTTCCACCGAGAACCCCATGGTCATCCGGAACCTCAGGCGCGACATCGCGCGCCTGCTTACCATAAAGAGGGAGAAGCTTAGGGAGAAAAGGTGA
- the yciH gene encoding stress response translation initiation inhibitor YciH, with product MLFKEVLKEQQRIRVYIERARYGKLKTIIEGIDEKEFDLEDIAKKLKAKLACGGTVKKGRIELQGDHRERVKKLLGDLGFSEDLIEVE from the coding sequence ATGCTCTTTAAGGAGGTCCTGAAGGAGCAGCAGAGAATCCGGGTCTACATAGAGAGGGCCCGCTACGGAAAGCTCAAGACCATAATCGAGGGCATAGATGAGAAAGAGTTCGACCTTGAGGACATAGCAAAGAAGCTGAAGGCGAAGCTGGCATGCGGCGGGACCGTGAAGAAGGGAAGGATAGAGCTCCAGGGAGACCACAGAGAACGGGTCAAGAAGTTGCTCGGAGACCTTGGGTTCTCCGAGGATCTCATAGAGGTCGAGTGA
- a CDS encoding ribonuclease P protein component 1, with the protein MRRDREEGKDRAPGRPQRTGQEVARRPWVLRGSHRGRVTARNIIWHELIGLKAKVIRASHPELVGIEGYVLDETRNTLTIGGDRVWTVPKDVVEFEFETAAGERIRVDGRNLVGRPEMRLKKRWRK; encoded by the coding sequence ATGCGGCGGGACCGTGAAGAAGGGAAGGATAGAGCTCCAGGGAGACCACAGAGAACGGGTCAAGAAGTTGCTCGGAGACCTTGGGTTCTCCGAGGATCTCATAGAGGTCGAGTGACGGCCAGAAACATAATATGGCACGAGCTCATAGGGCTGAAAGCAAAGGTTATAAGGGCATCTCATCCAGAGCTGGTTGGCATCGAGGGCTACGTCCTTGATGAGACGCGTAACACTCTCACCATAGGCGGTGATAGGGTCTGGACCGTTCCGAAGGACGTCGTCGAGTTTGAGTTCGAGACGGCCGCCGGCGAAAGGATTAGAGTCGATGGGAGAAATCTGGTCGGGAGACCCGAGATGAGGTTGAAGAAGAGGTGGCGAAAATGA
- a CDS encoding 30S ribosomal protein S17, translating to MREIGLKVQPPAEKCNDPNCPWHGHLKIHGRYFEGVVVSDKGKKTVVVERQHYKYLKKYERYELRRSRVHAHNPECINARVGDRVLIAETRPISKTKSFVVVAITQRAERAEEV from the coding sequence ATGAGAGAGATCGGATTGAAGGTTCAGCCTCCAGCTGAGAAATGTAACGATCCAAACTGCCCCTGGCACGGGCACCTCAAGATACACGGCAGATATTTCGAGGGAGTTGTAGTCAGTGACAAGGGTAAGAAGACCGTCGTCGTTGAGAGGCAGCACTACAAGTACCTCAAGAAGTACGAGAGGTACGAGCTCAGGAGGAGCAGGGTTCACGCCCACAACCCGGAGTGCATAAACGCGAGGGTTGGGGACAGGGTTCTCATAGCGGAGACCAGGCCGATAAGCAAGACCAAGAGCTTCGTTGTAGTTGCCATAACCCAGAGGGCAGAGAGGGCAGAGGAGGTGTGA
- a CDS encoding 50S ribosomal protein L14, producing MAKKGAGATRGISPVRPTRALPIGAYLKVADNSGAKVIQIIGVVGYKGTRRRLASAGVGDMVIATVKKGRPDIRHQVVRAVVVRQRKEYRRLDGMRVKFEDNAAAIVTPEGVPRGTEIRGAIAREAAERWVRLGSIASIVL from the coding sequence ATGGCCAAGAAGGGTGCGGGTGCAACCAGGGGAATTAGCCCCGTCAGGCCCACCAGGGCCCTTCCAATCGGTGCGTACCTCAAGGTCGCCGACAACAGCGGCGCCAAGGTCATCCAGATCATAGGCGTCGTCGGCTACAAGGGCACCAGGAGAAGACTCGCGAGCGCTGGCGTTGGCGACATGGTCATCGCCACGGTCAAGAAGGGAAGGCCCGACATCAGGCACCAGGTCGTCAGGGCAGTCGTTGTCAGGCAGAGGAAGGAGTACAGAAGGCTTGACGGCATGCGCGTTAAGTTCGAGGACAACGCGGCTGCAATAGTCACCCCTGAAGGTGTCCCGAGGGGTACCGAGATCAGGGGTGCCATAGCTAGGGAGGCCGCCGAGCGCTGGGTCAGGCTCGGCAGCATAGCGAGCATAGTGTTGTGA
- the rplX gene encoding 50S ribosomal protein L24, with translation MKLDSKKPGKQRKFLYNAPLHLRQKIIAAPLSRELREKYGVRNLPVREGDKVKIVRGDFRGKEGKVMEVDLKRYRIHVEGVTQTKVDGTEVFYPIHPSNVIIVELNLDDEERKKIIERRAA, from the coding sequence ATGAAGCTCGATTCCAAGAAACCCGGGAAGCAGAGGAAGTTCCTCTACAACGCTCCCCTTCACCTCAGGCAGAAGATAATTGCCGCTCCCCTCAGCAGGGAGCTCAGGGAGAAGTACGGTGTCAGGAACCTTCCGGTTAGAGAAGGGGACAAGGTGAAGATCGTTAGGGGAGACTTCAGGGGCAAGGAAGGGAAGGTCATGGAAGTTGACCTCAAGAGGTACAGGATTCACGTCGAGGGTGTCACCCAGACCAAGGTCGACGGCACCGAGGTTTTCTATCCAATCCACCCCTCGAACGTGATAATAGTTGAACTCAACCTCGACGATGAGGAGAGGAAGAAGATAATTGAGAGGAGGGCTGCTTGA
- a CDS encoding 30S ribosomal protein S4e, protein MARKGAKRHLKRLAAPTSWYIHRKEYKWAVRPRPGPHSMGTSIPLLYIVRDYLGYAKTAREARKILNEGKILVDGRVRKDYKFPVGIMDVISIPETGEYYRVLPNRIGKLILHPISEEEAKLKPFRINNKRMVKGAKVQLNLHDGSNHLVGFAEKDSYRTAYTVLMKVPEREVVEVIPFEIGAYVFVTQGKNVARKGKIVEVRQFPMGWPDVVTIEDESGEKFDTLKEYAFVVGKDKPVISLP, encoded by the coding sequence ATGGCGAGAAAGGGAGCCAAGAGGCACCTTAAGAGGCTTGCCGCTCCGACTTCATGGTACATCCACAGGAAGGAGTACAAGTGGGCCGTGAGGCCCAGGCCGGGACCGCACAGCATGGGAACATCAATTCCCCTGCTCTACATAGTCAGGGACTACCTCGGCTACGCCAAGACCGCCAGGGAAGCCAGGAAGATCCTCAACGAGGGTAAAATCCTCGTTGACGGCAGGGTTAGGAAGGACTACAAGTTCCCGGTCGGAATCATGGACGTTATCTCGATTCCCGAGACCGGCGAGTACTACCGTGTTCTTCCAAACAGGATCGGAAAGCTCATACTCCACCCGATAAGCGAGGAGGAAGCGAAGCTCAAGCCCTTCCGCATCAACAACAAGAGGATGGTCAAGGGTGCAAAGGTTCAGCTCAACCTCCACGACGGGAGCAACCACCTCGTTGGATTCGCCGAGAAGGACTCATACAGGACCGCTTACACTGTCCTCATGAAGGTCCCCGAGAGGGAAGTGGTCGAGGTCATACCCTTCGAGATAGGGGCCTACGTCTTCGTTACCCAGGGTAAGAACGTTGCCAGGAAGGGTAAGATCGTCGAGGTCAGGCAGTTCCCAATGGGCTGGCCGGACGTCGTCACCATTGAGGACGAGAGCGGCGAGAAGTTCGACACCCTGAAGGAGTACGCCTTCGTTGTCGGTAAGGACAAACCCGTTATTTCCCTTCCGTGA